A single region of the Sorghum bicolor cultivar BTx623 chromosome 9, Sorghum_bicolor_NCBIv3, whole genome shotgun sequence genome encodes:
- the LOC8066642 gene encoding NAC domain-containing protein 100, protein MADQQQPQQEEMNIVRVGGLDLLPGFRFHPNDFEIVNDYLMKKVHNRDFICAIGEVDLNKTEPWDLPREAKMNEKEWYFFSKKDRKYPTGLRANRATEAGYWKATGKDKEVYKPSKGEGVVLLIGMKKTLVFYEGRAPRGNKTNWVMHEYRLEGNSRVPSPTSASSSTTNATIAIKGSAFVSKDEWVICRVFHKTTGIRKTTIPAYQVAMPDAEIDQNQNNTLAIPVPMQLQLPQSMPMPMQCPILPDFSMDPVPPYYPNSNTGIGMPLVMPPMAGIGGTGGLQINGSLFNNPMVVPPSMNFYHQMGMGSSAGQMGTGEPIGQMDMGALVGQMGIGPVAQMDMGAASASGFNVAMSESRPSSMVLQKDEQANAAEITSMMSVSGPGSATTTIEIDGIWKYKY, encoded by the exons ATGGCGGACCAGCAACAGCCACAACAGGAGGAGATGAACATTGTCCGTGTTGGTGGCCTCGACCTACTTCCAGGGTTCCGCTTCCATCCGAATGACTTTGAGATTGTCAATGACTACCTCATGAAAAAGGTGCACAACAGGGACTTCATCTGTGCCATCGGGGAGGTTGACTTAAATAAGACCGAACCATGGGATCTCCCAA GGGAGGCAAAAATGAATGAGAAAGAGTGGTACTTCTTCTCAAAGAAGGACCGCAAGTACCCAACGGGGCTAAGGGCAAACAGGGCCACAGAAGCTGGTTATTGGAAGGCGACCGGCAAGGACAAGGAGGTATACAAGCCTAGCAAAGGGGAAGGTGTGGTGCTACTCATCGGCATGAAGAAAACACTTGTCTTCTATGAAGGCAGGGCTCCGAGGGGCAACAAAACAAACTGGGTGATGCACGAGTATAGGCTCGAAGGCAATAGCAGGGTCCCTAGCCCCACATCTGCATCCAGCTCAACGACCAATGCCACCATAGCCATAAAAGGGTCAGCTTTTGTTTCCAAG GATGAGTGGGTGATCTGTCGTGTGTTCCACAAGACCACTGGAATCAGGAAGACAACAATACCGGCATACCAAGTGGCCATGCCCGATGCTGAGATTGATCAGAATCAGAACAATACCTTGGCCATTCCCGTCCCTATGCAGCTGCAACTACCACAGTCCATGCCCATGCCAATGCAATGTCCCATCCTGCCAGACTTCTCCATGGACCCAGTACCCCCCTACTACCCTAACTCCAACACTGGCATAGGGATGCCACTAGTGATGCCACCTATGGCCGGTATCGGTGGCACTGGTGGGCTCCAGATCAATGGTTCCCTATTCAACAATCCGATGGTTGTGCCACCATCAATGAACTTCTACCACCAGATGGGCATGGGGTCATCCGCTGGGCAAATGGGAACAGGGGAACCAATAGGCCAGATGGACATGGGGGCACTAGTAGGCCAGATGGGCATTGGACCTGTTGCCCAGATGGACATGGGAGCAGCTAGCGCTAGCGGCTTCAATGTTGCTATGTCGGAGAGTAGACCATCCTCGATGGTGTTGCAGAAGGATGAGCAGGCTAATGCTGCTGAGATCACATCGATGATGTCCGTGAGTGGCCCAGGGTCCGCGACCACCACCATAGAGATAGATGGCATATGGAAGTACAAGTACTGA